A window from Setaria italica strain Yugu1 chromosome VIII, Setaria_italica_v2.0, whole genome shotgun sequence encodes these proteins:
- the LOC101770117 gene encoding armadillo repeat-containing protein 8 yields MPATASGGARPEEAAAAPSASASAASCMGTRPEELTARLAASGPSPVAGCGGSGAGVGAGGEAAEHERVLVLREIKNQIIGNRTKKLLYLRLGAVPAVVAALAEPGSSPAALVQAAAAAGSFSCGVDDGARAVLAAGAVGHLTRLLAHPDEKVVDASARALRMIYQSKLAPKFDVNNGKNMDFVLSLLNSENENVTELAATIISHSCENSSEQLSLCSAGVPQKLVSLFGGSMNLRDACLDSVTAVIRNNREVASRFASTDHGKGFRSVVGLLHDRSPRTRLLACLCLIALGHASPCHFQDKQIKTKLIMVLLELMEEPDHVGDEAPLALTTLIKDSLELQKQALTTNAVEKLSNHLLANSLETKRAVTILLALSELCSKLEESRSQLMSAEVSTLILEALKHDWADIRVAACSCLKNISRSPKVLSGGRLSCDTVIGPLVQLLYDSSTSVQVAALGAICNIAVNLTPRKSVLLHSGVVSQLVHLSKSMDPTLRLKSVWALRNIMFLLSPKDKDFIVKELTLSTLSSLICDSEHFVQEQTLALVHNLVDGYVESANYVIGEDGMVIDAIARQLNNASALGVCIQGMFVLANIAAGNEMNKEAVMNVLLPHRPDRIKPSFVVNFLQSKDKQLRVATLWCLLNLIYPKCEASSGRVIRLQTAGVIQQVKSMINDPCLDCKLRVRMLLEHCVDNADDCFM; encoded by the exons ATGCCGgccacggcgagcggcggcgcgcggccggaggaggcggcggcagctcctTCGGCTTCGGCGTCTGCGGCCTCCTGCATGGGGACGAGGCCGGAGGAGCTGACGGCGAGGCTGGCGGCCTCGGGGCCCTCCCCGGTCGCGGGctgcggcggctccggcgccggtgTCGGCGCGGGCGGTGAGGCGGCGGAGCACGAGCGCGTGCTGGTGCTGCGGGAGATCAAGAACCAGATCATCGGGAACCGGACCAAGAAGCTCCTCTACCTCCGCTTGGGCGCCGTGCCGGCCGTcgtggcggcgctggcggagcCCGGGTCCTCCCCGGCGGCGCTCGTccaggcggcggccgcggcggggagcTTCTCGTGCGGCGTGGACGACGGGGCGCGGGCCgtcctggccgccggcgccgtggggCACCTCACCCGACTCCTCGCGCACCCCGACGAGAAG GTTGTGGATGCAAGCGCACGTGCTCTCAGAATGATATATCAATCAAAACTAGCTCCAAAGTTTGACGTTAATAATGGGAAAAACATGGATTTTGTTCTTTCTCTTTTGAACAGTGAGAACGAGAATGTCACCGAGCTGGCTGCTACTATTATATCGCACTCTTGTGAGAATAGTTCAGAACAATTGTCACTATGCAGTGCTGGAGTTCCACAGAAACTTGTTAGCCTTTTTGGAGGTTCTATGAATCTACGGGATGCTTGTTTAGATTCTGTTACTGCAGTCATTCGGAACAACAGAGAAGTTGCTTCGAGATTTGCATCAACGGACCATGGAAAAGGTTTCCGTTCAGTAGTTGGGTTACTACATGATCGGAGTCCACGCACACGACTACTTGCTTGTCTGTGCTTGATAGCACTTGGGCATGCTTCTCCCTGTCATTTTCAGGACAAACAGATTAAGACCAAGTTGATTATGGTCTTACTTGAGCTAATGGAAGAACCTGACCACGTGGGAGATGAAGCTCCGTTGGCATTAACCACCCTGATTAAAGACAGCTTGGAACTGCagaaacaagcccttacaacgAATGCAGTTGAGAAGCTCAGCAACCATCTGCTCGCAAATTCATTGGAAACAAAACGAGCAGTGACCATATTGCTTGCATTATCTGAACTTTGCTCAAAACTGGAAGAGTCAAGATCTCAGCTTATGTCGGCCGAG GTATCAACCTTAATCCTTGAGGCGTTGAAGCATGATTGGGCTGATATCCGTGTTGCAGCATGTTCATGTCTGAAGAATATCTCCAGGTCACCAAAG GTTCTCAGTGGAGGCCGATTGTCCTGTGATACAGTTATTGGTCCCCTGGTCCAGCTTTTATATGACTCATCTACTTCAGTGCAG GTTGCTGCCCTtggtgccatttgcaatattgCTGTTAATTTGACACCCAGGAAATCAGTTCTTCTTCATTCTGGGGTTGTTTCACAACTTGTTCATTTATCAAAGTCCATGGATCCAACATTGAGGCTAAAATCTGTATGGGCTCTCCGAAATATTATGTTCCTTCTTAGTCCAAAGGATAAAGACTTCATTGTTAAGGAATTGACTTTATCTACTCTTTCAAGCCTCATATGTG ACTCTGAACATTTTGTTCAGGAACAGACCTTGGCACTTGTGCACAATCTTGTCGATGGATATGTGGAGTCTGCTAATTATGTCATTGGCGAAGATGGAATGGTTATCGATGCTATTGCAAGACAACTGAACAATGCATCTGCCCTGGGAGTGTGCATTCAG GGTATGTTTGTGCTTGCAAACATCGCTGCTGGAAACGAAATGAACAAGGAAGCTGTGATGAATGTCCTTCTTCCTCACCGACCAGATCGCATTAAACCATCCTTTGTTGTGAACTTTCTGCAAAGCAAGGATAAACAGTTGCGGGTTGCCACCCTATGGTGTCTTCTGAACTTGATTTACCCGAAATGTGAAGCCTCATCCGGTCGAGTTATCAGACTACAAACTGCTGGAGTGATCCAACAAGTAAAAAGCATGATAAATGACCCCTGCTTGGATTGCAAG CTTAGAGTACGGATGCTGCTTGAGCACTGCGTGGACAATGCTGATGATTGTTTCATGTGA